One genomic segment of Amycolatopsis granulosa includes these proteins:
- a CDS encoding tetratricopeptide repeat protein, producing MRARNVALLLTAALVVYLVLLAERAVALIRTGTVAGIGLGIGVLILPLLGLWMVIATWRSGTRIQHLARRLDAEGGLPDVADLPRMPSGRVDRAAADAWFEERRAELEQHPGDWRYWYRLAHAYDIAGDRRRARATMRKALELEATDSARG from the coding sequence GTGAGAGCCCGCAACGTCGCCCTGCTACTGACCGCCGCGCTGGTGGTCTACCTGGTGCTGCTCGCCGAGCGGGCGGTCGCGCTGATCCGCACCGGCACCGTGGCCGGTATCGGGCTGGGAATCGGGGTGCTGATCCTGCCGCTGCTCGGACTGTGGATGGTCATCGCGACCTGGCGGTCCGGCACGCGCATCCAGCACCTCGCGCGCCGGCTGGACGCCGAGGGCGGGCTGCCGGACGTGGCGGACCTGCCGCGCATGCCCTCCGGGCGGGTGGACCGCGCCGCGGCGGACGCCTGGTTCGAGGAGCGCCGCGCGGAGCTGGAGCAGCACCCCGGCGACTGGCGGTACTGGTACCGGCTGGCCCACGCCTACGACATCGCGGGCGACCGGCGCCGCGCCCGCGCCACCATGCGCAAGGCGCTGGAGCTCGAGGCGACCGACTCCGCGCGCGGCTGA
- the dapB gene encoding 4-hydroxy-tetrahydrodipicolinate reductase, giving the protein MNPRGEDDPIRVGVLGAHGRMGAQVVAAAGGAPDMTVVATVDAGDDLTALTGAGAEVVVDFTHPDAVMGNLEFAVTHGLHAVVGTTGFTEERLASVRSWLSAQPEVGVLIAPNFALGAVLAMRFAQQAARFYEAVEVIELHHNRKADAPSGTAAHTARLISQARREAGRKPGADATTSELDGARGARVEDVHVHSVRLPGLVAHEEILFGADGETLTIRHDSMDRTSFMPGVLLGVREVLGRPGLTVGLENVLDL; this is encoded by the coding sequence ATGAACCCCCGCGGTGAGGACGACCCGATCCGGGTCGGTGTGCTCGGCGCCCACGGACGGATGGGGGCGCAGGTGGTCGCGGCCGCCGGGGGCGCGCCGGACATGACCGTGGTGGCGACGGTCGACGCGGGCGACGACCTGACCGCCCTGACCGGCGCCGGTGCCGAGGTGGTCGTCGACTTCACCCACCCCGACGCGGTGATGGGCAACCTGGAGTTCGCGGTCACCCACGGGCTGCACGCCGTCGTGGGCACCACCGGGTTCACCGAGGAGCGGCTGGCGTCGGTGCGCTCGTGGCTGTCCGCGCAGCCGGAGGTCGGGGTGCTGATCGCGCCGAACTTCGCGCTCGGCGCGGTGCTTGCGATGCGGTTCGCGCAGCAGGCCGCCCGGTTCTACGAGGCGGTCGAAGTCATCGAGCTGCACCACAACCGCAAGGCCGACGCCCCGTCCGGCACCGCCGCGCACACCGCGCGGCTGATCTCGCAGGCGCGCCGCGAGGCCGGGCGCAAGCCGGGCGCGGACGCCACGACGAGTGAGCTGGACGGCGCCCGCGGCGCCCGCGTGGAGGACGTGCACGTGCACTCCGTGCGGCTGCCCGGGCTGGTGGCGCACGAGGAGATCCTTTTCGGTGCCGACGGCGAGACGCTCACCATCCGGCACGACTCGATGGACCGCACGTCGTTCATGCCGGGCGTGCTGCTCGGGGTGCGGGAGGTCCTGGGCCGGCCCGGGCTGACCGTCGGACTCGAGAACGTGCTGGACCTGTGA
- a CDS encoding M16 family metallopeptidase, with product MARQIAGHEQAVGTTRTLEAGTNGQIVKRTVLPGGLRVVTEHVPGVRSATVGLWVGVGSRDETPKVAGAAHYLEHLLFKGTTHRSAVQIAEEIDAVGGELNAFTAKEHTCYYAQVLDEDLPLAMDLVTDVVFEALCADSDVDTERSVVLEEIAMRDDDPEDLLHDTFVTTVLGSHPLARPVLGTTGSISGMSAAGLRGFYRRRYTLPKMVLAVAGNVQHAQVLRLARKALRDRMSGSDTPVPPRTGKARVAADRRLVLHGDDTEQAHVMLGMTALSRHDERRYALSVLNAALGGGMSSRLFQEVREQRGLAYQVYSSVATYADTGHFSVYAGCQPERLGEVSAVLRDVLGQVGKDGFTDAEVARAKGQLRGGIVLGLEDTASRMSRLGKQELNYGTYLPVDESVARIAAVTTEEVCELARTLFGAPGGVTAAAVVGPYASEQDLPDDLHEVIAK from the coding sequence ATGGCGCGACAAATTGCCGGCCACGAGCAGGCCGTGGGCACCACGCGCACGCTCGAAGCCGGGACGAACGGCCAGATCGTGAAGCGCACCGTGCTGCCGGGCGGGCTGCGGGTGGTCACCGAGCACGTGCCCGGGGTGCGGTCGGCGACGGTGGGCCTGTGGGTGGGGGTCGGCTCGCGGGACGAGACGCCGAAGGTCGCCGGTGCGGCGCACTACCTGGAGCACCTGCTGTTCAAGGGCACCACGCACCGGTCCGCCGTGCAGATAGCGGAGGAGATCGATGCGGTCGGCGGTGAGCTCAACGCGTTCACCGCGAAGGAGCACACCTGCTACTACGCACAGGTGCTCGATGAGGATCTGCCGCTGGCGATGGACCTCGTCACCGACGTGGTGTTCGAGGCGCTGTGCGCGGACTCCGATGTGGACACCGAACGCAGCGTGGTGCTCGAGGAGATCGCGATGCGCGACGACGATCCCGAGGACCTGCTGCACGACACGTTCGTGACCACCGTTTTGGGCTCGCACCCGCTGGCGCGTCCGGTGCTGGGCACCACGGGCTCGATCAGCGGGATGTCGGCGGCCGGGCTGCGTGGTTTCTACCGGCGCCGTTACACACTGCCGAAGATGGTGCTGGCGGTGGCCGGCAACGTGCAGCACGCGCAGGTGCTCCGCCTGGCGCGCAAGGCGTTGCGGGACCGGATGTCCGGTTCGGACACCCCGGTGCCGCCGCGGACGGGCAAGGCCAGGGTGGCCGCGGACCGGCGTCTGGTGCTGCACGGCGACGACACCGAACAGGCCCACGTGATGCTCGGCATGACGGCCCTGTCGCGGCACGACGAGCGCCGGTACGCGCTGTCGGTGCTCAACGCCGCGCTCGGCGGCGGCATGAGCTCCCGGCTGTTCCAGGAGGTGCGCGAGCAGCGCGGCCTGGCCTACCAGGTGTACTCGTCGGTGGCGACCTACGCCGACACCGGGCACTTCTCCGTCTACGCCGGCTGCCAGCCGGAACGGCTGGGCGAGGTGTCCGCGGTGCTGCGGGACGTGCTCGGCCAGGTCGGCAAGGACGGGTTCACCGACGCCGAGGTCGCGCGCGCCAAGGGGCAGCTGCGCGGCGGGATCGTGCTGGGGCTGGAGGACACCGCGTCGCGGATGTCACGCCTCGGCAAGCAGGAGCTCAACTACGGCACGTACCTGCCGGTCGACGAGTCCGTGGCGCGGATCGCCGCGGTGACCACCGAGGAGGTGTGTGAGCTGGCCCGCACCCTGTTCGGGGCGCCGGGAGGGGTCACCGCCGCCGCGGTCGTCGGGCCGTACGCTTCGGAGCAGGACCTGCCGGACGATCTGCACGAGGTGATCGCGAAATGA
- a CDS encoding polyribonucleotide nucleotidyltransferase, producing the protein MTEASGPVVHESEAVIDNGKFGTRTIRFETGRLARQAAGAVVAYLDEETMLLSATTASKQPKEHFDFFPLTVDVEERMYAAGRIPGAFFRREGRPSTDAILTCRLIDRPLRPSFADGLRNEIQIVVTVQSLHPEDPYDVLAINAASASTQIGGLPFSGPIGGVRVALIDGQWVAFPTWSQLEKATFNMVVAGRVVGDDVAIMMVEAEGTENTLDLISDGAPAPTEQAVAEGLAAAKPFIRVLCEAQQKLADAAAKPTGDFPVFPAYQQDAYDAVAAIASEDLAKALTIAGKQERENATDEVKAAVLAKVGLGEGEAFEGRDKEIGAAFRALTKKLIRQRILRDKVRIDGRGLTDIRQLSAEVAIIPRAHGSALFERGETQILGVTTLNMLRMEQQIDSLSPETTKRYLHHYNFPPFSTGETGRVGSPKRREIGHGMLAERALVPVLPKRDEFPYAIRQVSEALGSNGSTSMGSVCASTMSLLNAGVPLKAPVAGIAMGLVSDEVDGETRYVALTDILGAEDAFGDMDFKVAGTKDFITALQLDTKLDGIPSDVLAGALNQAKDARLTILDVLAEAIDQPDEMSPYAPRVTSVKIPVDKIGEVIGPKGKMINSITEETGADISIEDDGTIYVGAADGPSAEAAIGKINAIANPQLPKVGERFLGTVVKTAAFGAFVSLLPGKDGLIHISKLGNGKRIGKVEDVVNVGDKLRVEIADIDNRGKISLVLVKDEEDTAEGTKSAEETPAEGAEAK; encoded by the coding sequence ATGACCGAAGCAAGCGGACCTGTCGTGCACGAGTCCGAGGCCGTCATCGACAACGGCAAGTTCGGCACCCGCACGATCCGCTTCGAGACGGGCAGGCTCGCCCGGCAGGCCGCCGGCGCTGTCGTGGCCTACCTGGACGAAGAGACCATGCTGCTGTCGGCGACCACCGCTTCGAAGCAGCCGAAGGAGCACTTCGACTTCTTCCCGCTGACGGTGGACGTCGAGGAGCGGATGTACGCCGCGGGGCGGATCCCGGGCGCGTTCTTCCGCCGCGAGGGCCGTCCCTCCACCGACGCGATCCTGACCTGCCGGCTCATCGACCGGCCGCTGCGCCCGTCGTTCGCCGACGGCCTGCGCAACGAGATCCAGATCGTCGTCACCGTGCAGAGCCTGCACCCCGAGGACCCCTACGACGTGCTGGCGATCAACGCCGCGTCGGCCTCGACCCAGATCGGTGGGCTGCCGTTCTCCGGCCCGATCGGTGGCGTGCGCGTCGCGTTGATCGACGGACAGTGGGTCGCGTTCCCGACCTGGTCGCAGCTGGAGAAGGCGACCTTCAACATGGTGGTCGCCGGCCGTGTCGTCGGTGATGACGTCGCGATCATGATGGTCGAGGCGGAGGGCACCGAGAACACGCTGGACCTGATCTCGGACGGTGCCCCGGCGCCGACCGAGCAGGCCGTGGCCGAGGGCCTCGCGGCCGCCAAGCCGTTCATCCGCGTGCTGTGCGAGGCGCAGCAGAAGCTGGCCGACGCGGCCGCCAAGCCGACCGGCGACTTCCCGGTGTTCCCCGCCTACCAGCAGGACGCCTACGACGCGGTGGCCGCCATCGCGAGCGAGGACCTGGCCAAGGCGCTGACCATCGCTGGCAAGCAGGAGCGCGAGAACGCCACCGACGAGGTCAAGGCCGCGGTGCTGGCCAAGGTCGGCCTCGGCGAGGGCGAGGCGTTCGAGGGCCGTGACAAGGAGATCGGCGCCGCGTTCCGCGCGCTGACCAAGAAGCTGATCCGCCAGCGGATCCTGCGGGACAAGGTCCGCATCGACGGCCGCGGCCTCACCGACATCCGCCAGCTCTCGGCGGAGGTCGCGATCATCCCGCGGGCGCACGGTTCGGCGCTGTTCGAGCGCGGCGAGACCCAGATCCTGGGTGTCACCACGCTGAACATGCTGCGCATGGAGCAGCAGATCGACTCGCTGTCGCCGGAGACGACGAAGCGGTACCTGCACCACTACAACTTCCCGCCGTTCTCCACCGGGGAGACCGGCCGCGTGGGCTCGCCCAAGCGGCGCGAGATCGGCCACGGCATGCTGGCCGAGCGGGCGCTGGTGCCGGTGCTGCCCAAGCGCGACGAATTCCCCTACGCCATCCGGCAGGTGTCCGAGGCGCTGGGCTCGAACGGGTCCACCTCGATGGGTTCGGTGTGTGCGTCCACCATGTCGCTGCTCAACGCCGGTGTGCCGCTCAAGGCTCCGGTCGCGGGCATCGCGATGGGCCTGGTGTCCGATGAAGTGGATGGGGAGACGCGTTATGTCGCGCTGACCGACATCCTCGGCGCCGAGGACGCCTTCGGTGACATGGACTTCAAGGTCGCCGGCACCAAGGACTTCATCACCGCGCTGCAGCTGGACACCAAGCTCGACGGCATCCCGTCGGACGTGCTCGCGGGCGCGCTGAACCAGGCCAAGGACGCCCGGCTGACCATCCTCGACGTGCTGGCCGAGGCCATCGACCAGCCGGACGAGATGAGCCCGTACGCGCCGCGCGTGACCAGCGTGAAGATCCCGGTCGACAAGATCGGCGAGGTCATCGGCCCGAAGGGCAAGATGATCAACTCGATCACCGAGGAGACCGGCGCCGACATCTCGATCGAGGACGACGGCACGATCTACGTGGGCGCGGCCGACGGCCCGTCCGCGGAGGCCGCGATCGGCAAGATCAACGCGATCGCGAACCCGCAGCTGCCGAAGGTGGGCGAGCGCTTCCTGGGCACCGTGGTGAAGACGGCCGCGTTCGGCGCGTTCGTCTCGCTGCTGCCCGGCAAGGACGGCCTGATCCACATCTCGAAGCTGGGCAACGGCAAGCGCATCGGCAAGGTCGAGGACGTGGTCAACGTGGGCGACAAGCTTCGCGTCGAGATCGCCGACATCGACAACCGCGGCAAGATCAGCCTCGTCCTCGTCAAGGACGAAGAGGACACAGCCGAGGGCACCAAGAGCGCCGAGGAGACGCCCGCCGAGGGCGCCGAGGCCAAGTAA
- the rpsO gene encoding 30S ribosomal protein S15, with amino-acid sequence MALSTDEKKSILTEYGLHESDTGSPEAQVALLTKRIIGLTEHLKTHKHDHHSRRGLLLLVGRRRRLLNYVMKVDIERYRSLIQRLGLRR; translated from the coding sequence GTGGCGCTGTCCACCGACGAGAAGAAGTCGATTCTGACCGAGTACGGTCTGCACGAGTCCGACACCGGGTCCCCGGAGGCCCAGGTCGCGCTGCTCACCAAGCGGATCATCGGTCTCACCGAGCATCTCAAGACGCACAAGCACGACCACCACTCCCGTCGCGGCCTGTTGCTGCTGGTCGGCCGCCGCCGCCGGCTGCTCAACTACGTGATGAAGGTGGACATCGAACGCTACCGGTCGCTGATCCAGCGACTCGGCTTGCGCCGATGA
- the thpR gene encoding RNA 2',3'-cyclic phosphodiesterase has product MALFSAVLPPAAVVESLADVVGGLPRTAGVRWSPPESWHVTLAFYGQDEATARAGWLRPRLAGMPAPRIRLEGAGTFTRVLYVQVHGEGIVQLGQAAGAGDADGGRAYLPHLTLARTRAAVPPELLRLLAGYRSETWTAREAVLMRSARGAGGTRYAVVERFPLSQQAR; this is encoded by the coding sequence GTGGCGCTGTTCTCCGCGGTCCTGCCGCCGGCGGCCGTCGTGGAGTCGCTGGCCGACGTGGTCGGCGGCCTGCCCCGCACGGCGGGGGTGCGCTGGAGTCCGCCGGAGAGCTGGCACGTCACGCTCGCCTTCTACGGCCAGGACGAGGCCACCGCCCGCGCCGGCTGGCTGCGGCCGCGGCTGGCGGGAATGCCGGCGCCCCGGATCCGGTTGGAAGGAGCGGGCACGTTCACCCGGGTCCTCTACGTGCAGGTGCACGGCGAGGGGATCGTCCAGCTGGGCCAGGCGGCCGGCGCCGGTGATGCCGACGGTGGCCGGGCGTACCTGCCGCACCTGACCCTGGCACGCACCCGGGCCGCGGTGCCGCCGGAACTGCTCCGGCTGCTGGCGGGCTACCGCAGCGAGACGTGGACCGCCCGGGAGGCGGTGCTGATGCGGTCCGCCCGGGGCGCCGGGGGCACCCGGTATGCGGTGGTCGAGCGGTTCCCGCTGTCCCAGCAGGCCAGGTAG
- a CDS encoding helix-turn-helix transcriptional regulator, with translation MDDHKIVQRNIALQREWYGEPLGDRVRRLVVAFNVSQAYLAEVLGISAPMLSQVMSGRRAKIGNPVVLARMIMLERKCLIPEVAAGHPEALMAALEDVRDARPTVGRDTFPVHALSEERAALSALRDIAEDEDLVEAAKRLDEEFPALADLLRRAGQQA, from the coding sequence GTGGATGACCACAAGATCGTCCAGCGGAACATCGCTCTGCAAAGGGAGTGGTACGGCGAACCGCTGGGCGACCGGGTGCGCCGTCTCGTGGTCGCGTTCAACGTGTCGCAGGCCTACCTGGCCGAGGTGCTGGGCATCAGCGCGCCGATGCTGAGCCAGGTGATGAGCGGCCGGCGCGCCAAGATCGGCAACCCGGTGGTGCTCGCCCGGATGATCATGCTCGAGCGCAAGTGCCTGATCCCGGAGGTCGCCGCCGGCCACCCCGAAGCCCTGATGGCGGCGCTGGAGGACGTGCGCGACGCGCGGCCCACCGTGGGGCGCGACACCTTCCCGGTCCACGCGCTGTCCGAGGAGCGGGCGGCGCTGTCCGCGCTGCGCGACATCGCCGAGGACGAGGACCTGGTCGAGGCCGCGAAGCGGCTGGACGAGGAGTTCCCGGCGCTGGCCGACCTGCTCCGCCGCGCCGGGCAGCAGGCCTGA
- a CDS encoding bifunctional riboflavin kinase/FAD synthetase: MQRWRGLADLPGGWGRCVVTIGVFDGVHRGHQALIAKTVEVAKHRNLPSVMLTFDPHPSEVIRPGSHPAQLTTLRRKAELVEQLGIDVFCVLPFTLELSRLTADEFVHEVLVDRLHAAAVVVGENFTFGHKAAGTVPLLKELGRRFGFATYGAELQGGAAAEGETTDAGEITFSSTYVRSCIDAGDVVAAAEALGRPHRLEGIVVRGDGRGHDLGYPTANLSTPRFAAVPADGVYACWFVRDKQPGRLLPAAVSVGTNPTFSGRERTVEAFVLDVDEDFYGQHVSLDFVDRLRDMVRFTSVDDLVEEIGDDVRRTRAVLGLDG, encoded by the coding sequence GTGCAGAGGTGGCGAGGACTGGCTGATCTTCCCGGCGGGTGGGGACGCTGCGTGGTCACGATCGGCGTGTTCGACGGGGTGCACCGCGGGCATCAGGCGCTGATCGCGAAGACGGTCGAGGTGGCCAAGCACCGCAACCTGCCCAGCGTGATGCTGACCTTCGATCCGCACCCGTCCGAGGTGATCCGCCCGGGCAGCCACCCGGCGCAGCTGACCACGCTGCGCCGCAAGGCGGAGCTGGTCGAGCAGCTGGGCATCGACGTGTTCTGCGTGCTGCCGTTCACCCTCGAGTTGTCGCGGTTGACCGCGGACGAGTTCGTGCACGAGGTGCTGGTCGACCGGTTGCACGCGGCGGCCGTGGTGGTGGGGGAGAACTTCACCTTCGGCCACAAGGCCGCCGGCACCGTGCCGCTGCTGAAGGAGCTGGGCCGCCGCTTCGGTTTCGCCACCTACGGCGCCGAGCTGCAGGGCGGAGCCGCGGCGGAGGGCGAGACGACCGACGCCGGCGAGATCACCTTCTCCTCGACCTACGTGCGGTCGTGCATCGACGCCGGGGATGTCGTCGCGGCAGCCGAGGCGCTGGGACGGCCGCACCGCCTGGAAGGCATCGTCGTCCGCGGGGACGGCCGCGGCCACGACCTGGGCTATCCCACGGCCAATCTCTCCACGCCGCGGTTCGCGGCGGTGCCCGCCGACGGTGTCTACGCCTGCTGGTTCGTGCGCGACAAGCAGCCCGGGCGGCTGCTGCCGGCGGCGGTCTCGGTCGGCACCAACCCGACCTTCTCCGGTCGCGAGCGCACGGTCGAGGCGTTCGTGCTCGACGTCGACGAGGACTTCTACGGCCAGCACGTCTCGCTGGACTTCGTCGACCGGCTGCGGGACATGGTGCGGTTCACCTCGGTCGACGACCTGGTCGAGGAGATCGGCGACGACGTGCGCCGGACGCGGGCGGTCCTCGGTCTCGACGGCTGA
- the truB gene encoding tRNA pseudouridine(55) synthase TruB, protein MSQPKTRRPAPPPGLLVVDKPPGMTSHDVVARVRRIMGTRKVGHAGTLDPMATGVLVLGVERATKLLGHLALDRKTYLATLALGTATTTDDAEGEPLGTADPGALAAVTDDVIAGAVAALTGEIQQVPSAVSAVKIAGKRAYARVRAGEEVALKPRPVTVHRFDLLATRREAGRIELDAVVECSSGTYVRALARDLGHALGVGGHLAALRRTTVGPFGLAAARTLEQLEEKPELSLDLDSAVAAAFPRYQVDAATARAVRYGQQVRASGLAGTYGVFDPDGHALALAVDAGGVARSVVVLAPA, encoded by the coding sequence GTGTCCCAGCCGAAGACCCGACGCCCCGCGCCCCCGCCCGGTCTGCTCGTGGTGGACAAACCACCGGGCATGACCTCCCACGACGTGGTGGCGCGGGTGCGCCGGATCATGGGCACCCGCAAGGTCGGCCACGCCGGCACCCTCGACCCGATGGCCACCGGTGTGCTGGTGCTGGGTGTCGAGCGGGCGACGAAGCTGCTCGGCCACCTGGCGCTGGACCGCAAGACCTACCTCGCCACGCTGGCGCTGGGGACGGCGACCACCACCGACGACGCGGAGGGCGAACCACTCGGCACCGCGGATCCGGGCGCGCTGGCCGCCGTCACCGACGACGTGATCGCCGGGGCTGTCGCCGCGTTGACCGGCGAGATCCAGCAGGTGCCCAGTGCGGTGAGCGCGGTCAAGATCGCCGGCAAGCGGGCCTATGCGCGGGTGCGCGCCGGGGAGGAGGTCGCGCTCAAGCCGCGGCCGGTCACCGTGCACCGGTTCGACCTGCTCGCCACCCGCCGCGAGGCCGGCCGCATCGAGCTGGACGCGGTCGTCGAGTGCTCCTCGGGCACCTACGTGCGGGCGCTGGCCCGTGATCTCGGGCACGCCCTCGGTGTCGGCGGTCATCTGGCCGCGTTGCGCCGCACGACCGTCGGTCCGTTCGGCCTGGCCGCCGCGCGCACCCTGGAGCAGCTGGAGGAGAAACCGGAGCTGTCGCTCGACCTGGACAGCGCGGTCGCCGCGGCGTTCCCGCGCTACCAGGTCGATGCGGCCACGGCCCGGGCGGTCCGGTACGGACAGCAGGTGCGCGCGTCCGGCCTGGCCGGCACCTACGGCGTGTTCGATCCCGACGGTCACGCGCTGGCGCTCGCGGTGGACGCGGGTGGCGTGGCCCGCTCCGTGGTGGTGCTCGCACCGGCGTGA